A genomic segment from Actinomycetota bacterium encodes:
- a CDS encoding aminodeoxychorismate/anthranilate synthase component II: MLLIDNYDSFTYNLAQALEALGAEVTAVRNDALAVSDLAGMKPTHLVISPGPGGPLDGGISLAAIRAFAGKVPVLGVCLGHQIIGHCYGARVVRSSRPVHGKTSSIHHDGRTIFHGLENPFTATRYHSLMLEEGLPPQLEVSARSEDDLIMGIRHRRLPVEGVQFHPESFLTACGMDLLHNFLRMEVER; the protein is encoded by the coding sequence GTGCTGCTCATCGACAACTACGATTCCTTCACCTACAACCTCGCCCAGGCCCTGGAAGCCCTGGGGGCCGAGGTGACGGCCGTGCGCAACGACGCGCTCGCCGTGAGCGACCTCGCGGGGATGAAGCCGACCCACTTGGTCATCTCCCCGGGGCCGGGAGGGCCGCTGGACGGCGGCATATCGCTCGCGGCCATCCGTGCCTTCGCGGGGAAGGTCCCCGTCCTCGGCGTCTGCCTGGGACACCAGATAATCGGCCACTGCTACGGAGCGCGGGTGGTACGCTCCTCCCGCCCGGTGCACGGCAAGACCTCCAGCATCCACCATGACGGGCGCACCATCTTCCATGGCCTGGAAAACCCCTTCACCGCCACGCGCTACCACTCGCTCATGCTCGAGGAGGGCCTCCCGCCGCAGCTCGAGGTGAGCGCCCGCAGCGAGGACGACCTGATCATGGGCATCCGCCACCGCCGCCTGCCGGTGGAAGGCGTGCAGTTCCATCCCGAGTCCTTCCTCACCGCTTGCGGCATGGACCTCTTGCACAACTTCCTACGCATGGAGGTGGAAAGATGA